In the Sedimentisphaera cyanobacteriorum genome, AGCAGAAGGTGGCCTGAATGTTCACCTTGTCCTCGAGGTCTTTCTGGTGGACATAGTCCATCATATCCTGCAGAATTTTCCTTGAGCCCCTGAGATGACAGCTCGTACCCACGCATACGTTCACAGAGATTTTGGCCTCATCTTCGCTGCCTATTTCGATGTGATCGCTTTCGATCCTTCTGCGGGTTTTGTACTTCGTATGCAGGAGTTCATGGGCAGTATGGCTGCCGGGTTCGCCTCCGAGGGCATCGGCATAACAGCTCTGCAGATAAGGGTTGTCCTGAGATTTATGCAGCTGTAAACCTTTATCGCTCACATAAAGCCCGTTCTGACGCTTCTGCTTGTAGTTGTAGTCTTTGCTGAAAGGCTGGCCTGCCCCTGCAATGCACCCGCCCGGACAAGACATCACTTCCACAAAATCGTAGTCGCACTCACCTGCCCTTATCATCTCTGCCACCTTGCGGGCATTTTTCAAACCGTGCACTACTGCGAGCTTGAGCTTAATATCTCCGATTTCAATCTCAGTTTCTCGTATATCTTCATTCCCCCGCACCTGATTGTAGTCTGTCTCGGCGACCTTTTTGCCCGTAAGCTTTTCTGCAGCAAATCTGAGCACTGCCTCGCTCACGCCTCCGGTTACCCCGAAGATAACTCCAGCGCCGGTTTTAAAGCCCATGGGCATATCGAGAGATTCGGGAGTTAGGCCGCTGAAATCGATCCCCGCTTCCTTGATCATCATCCCCAGCTCCTGAGTAGTGAGCACTACATCCACATCTCTGTGGCCGTCTGTCTTGAATTCATCCCTCTGGGCTTCAAATTTTTTGGCCGTGCAGGGCATAATTGAAACAAGGTACAAATCTTCATTCTTCACATTGAGCTGTTCGGGGAGTGTCTTGCGTGCAACAGAGCCGAACATCTGCTGAGGGCTCCTGCAGGAAGAGAGATTGCCCAGAAGGTCAGGATAGAACTGCTCTGCAAACTTAACCCAAGCCGGGCAGCACGAGGTGAAAAGCGGCAGTTTTTCGCCCTTGGTCTTTCTATCGATAAATTCAGTTGATTCCTCCAGCACTGTAAGGTCTGCGGCGAATGAAGTGTCGTAAACCTGATCAAACCCGAGCAGCTTCATCGCAGCTACGAGCCTTCCCGTTGACACCTCGCCGGGCTCAAGGCCGAACATCTCGCCTATAGCTACCCTGATTGCAGGAGCTATCTGAACCGCTACAGTTTTTTTCTTGTCGTTTAGCGCATTCCAAACCTTCTCTGTTTCAAATTTTGGCGTTATAGAACCTGTGGGGCAGACACCTGCACACATTCCGCAGTAAACGCATTCTACCGCATCAAGATTTTTGAGAAACGCAGGCGAGACAATCGTATCTGCTCCTCGGTTTGCAAAATCAATCGCCCCCACGCTCTGGATCTCCTCACAAGCACGGACGCAGTCGCCGCAGAGGACGCATTTATTCGGATCGCGAATAAGAGACGGACTGCTTGAATCCACAGGCTTTGGCTTATACTCCTCAGAGAAGGGAATCTCCCTTATCCCGAGCCTGTTGGAGAGATCCTGAAGCCTGCAAGCTCCGGACTTTGAGCAGGTTGTGCAGGTTTGGTGATGATTTGCAAGCAGGAGCTTGAGATACACCTTTCGCATCTCGCGCAGCTCGTTTGTATTGGTGCTAACTACCATACCTTCCTGAGGCGTTGTGCTGCATGATGTAACGATGCCCATTCCCTCAATCTCCACAACGCAGAGCCTGCAAGCTCCGTAGATGCTCAGCTCTGAGTGGTAGCAGAATGTCGGCAGGTCTATGCCTGTTCGTCTTATTATTTCAAGCAGGTTTCTTTCGTTTTTGATTTCAACCCTGCGGTTGTCTATTGTTAAGTATTTCTTATCAGCCATTTTTCTACATCCCAATTACTGCGTTAAATTTACAAGCTTCTGCGCACGCTCCGCATTTGATGCACTTATCCTGATCGATTACGTGGGGCTGCTTTTTCTCGCCCTCAATCGCATCTACCGGACATTTCTTCTTGCAGAGCCCGCAGCCGATACATTTCTCCGGATCGATCTCAGGCATTGCGAAGGCCTTGCACTGCCCTGCCGGGCATTTCCCGTGCACTACGTGAGCGGTATATTCATCGCGGAAGTATTTCAGCGTAGTAAGCACGGGGTTAGGTGCGGTTTTCCCGAGGCCGCAAAGCGAGCCTTTGGATACCGCGCTTGCCACCCTTTCGAGCAGGTCGATCGTTTCCAGTGTTGCCCTTGCCTCGATGATATCCTCAAGGAGCCTGAGCATCTGTTTTGTACCCTCTCGGCACGGGACGCACTTTCCGCAGGATTCGTTCTGCGTAAACTGCATAAAGAAGTGCGCAATCTGCACCATACAGGTTTTCTTGTTCATCACCACAAGCCCGCCTGAGCCCACCATTGCACCGATATTCCGCAGGTTGTCGTAATCTATAGGCAGATCGAGGTGTTCTTCTGTGAGGCAGCCGCCTGAAGGGCCTCCGCACTGAACGGCCTTGAAGCCGTCTTCGAATATATTCCCGTCGTCGTCTGTTACGCCGCCTCCGATGCCGAATACAATCTCTCGCAGAGTTAGGCCGAAGGGCACTTCGATAAGACCGGTATTTGCAACGTGGCCGGTGAGAGCGAAAGTCTTCGTGCCCGCTGAGTTCTCCGTACCCATAGACTTGAAATACTCTGCCCCGTGCTGGATTATCAGCGGAACTGTTGCGAGCGTTTCCACATTGTTAATGCAGGTTGGCCTGCCCCAGAGCCCGCTTTGTGCGGGAAATGGAGGCTTTGGATTCGGCATACCCCTGCGCCCTTCAATGGAAGCGATGAGGGCTGTTTCCTCGCCACAGACAAATGCGCCGGCTCCTTCAAGCACCTTTATCTTAAGGCTCTCTCCAGTGCCGAATACATCATCGCCCAATATGCCCAGAGCCTCGGCATCTCTTACCGCCTCGCTGACCCTGCTTACGGCAAGCGGATACTCCGCACGAACATAAACATAGGCCTCATCTGCTCCGATAGCCCTTGCAGCAATCATCATCCCTTCTAACACTCGGTGCGGATTGCCTTCCATAAGGCTTCTGTCCATAAAAGCGCCCGGATCGCCTTCGTCGCCGTTGCAGATTACATATTTCTTCTCGCCGGGCTGGGGGAGAGTGAGCGCCCATTTTTTCCCTGTGGGGAATCCGCCCCCGCCTCTGCCTCGCAGACCAGATTCGAGAACTTCATCATATATCTGCTGAGGCTGCATCTGTGTAAACGCTTTTCTCGCTGCGAAGTATCCCTCATGTGAGATATACTCTTCTATATTGCAGGCATCAATCTTGCCGCACTCATCGAGAACCGTACGTTTCTGCCTTGTATAAAAGGGGATGTCCTTGGTGGTTTTGCAGGTGTTTCCGGTAGCCGGATCGGAGTATAGAAGTCTTTCCACAGGCTTATCATCAGCTACTGAGGATTCAACAATTTCAGCAGCATCCTCCGGCTTCACCCGCACATAATGATATTCCTGCGGACGCACCGTTACCAGCGGCCCAACCTGACAGAACCCGCGGCAGCCTGTTTTGGCCATAACCACATCAGCATCCTTATCAGATTCGAGCTTTACCGAAACGTTTAAGTCTTTCTTTTCCACCTGCTCTTTTATAGCCTCAAAGACCTTCAAAGACCCGTTTGCAACGCAGGCCGTACCTGCGCAGACCACAATCTGCCTCTGGGTTTTCTCAAGGGCTTTGAGGTAGTTTTCTTTTATTGATTCCAAATTTACGGTTGCCGCAATCATCAGGCCTTCTCCTTTTCAAGAATTTCTTCGATAAGATTTCCCGCCTTCTCCGGCGTTACAAGCCCGTAAACATCTTCGTTTATAGTAATCACCGGAGCCATCCCGCATGCACCGAGACAGCTGACAGTTTCCACTGTAAAAAGCTGGTCGTCTGTTGTGCATTTTTCCTTGTCAAGGCCGAGCTTTCCCTGCATTGCCTCAAGGATCGCTATCGAGCCCTTTACATGGCAGGCTGTTCCGTCGCATACATGGATTACATACTTGCCTTTCGGCTCAAGTGCGAAGTGTGCGTAAAAACTTGCCACTCCATAAACCTTTGCCGGCGGCATTTTCAGACTTGTTGCAATATATGTTAAAATTTCTTCCGGCAGATACCTGTACTCCCTCTGCACTGCGTGGAGTATTGGTATGAGATTTGATTTGTCTGCCTGATGTTCTTCAAGTATCCGGCAAACCTTCTCAAACTTCTGCTTTTTACAGGCTTCACAAGACATCAATATTTCCTTTATTCAATTATCACTAAACTACTTCTTTTACTCTTATATCAGCTCCATATCAGAGCTTTTTAAATGCTTGTTATTGAGCGTATCAACAATTTCTCTGAGCATATTTCTTCTAATATCCAAAGACGCCGGCAAGTTCGGGTCCTGGTGGGCTTCGTTAATCTTCGTTCCCACGATAAAATGTATGCTGTCGCTCTCGAGCAGGTATTCCACTAATTTTTCAGCGGGATTTTTTGCAGGCGGGTCAATTTCGCCTCTGCTTTTTAGCAGTTCAAGCGCCCTGCTCAACGTTACCGTACCCTCAGTAACCAGCTCTGCGCCTTCCATCTTAGAGGCCGGAGGGATATAGGGATCGGTCCAGCTGAGGTCTATCTTCACATCCCTTTTCGTCTGATTTGCGATAATCCTCGCAGTTGTTCCTCCGCAGACAAGCTTTCTTCCGCTGAACTCTTCAAACTTTGAAGCGAGCAGGCCGTCATTGCTCTGATTGTACGGAGGGCCTGTTATCACAAGCGTTCTGCGGGGATGCCTGAAAGAGATTACTGCTGCGCTTATATCGTCTTTGGCTTTATTGCCGTCGTTCTTCAGAGCCCTTTCAACAATCCTGCGGGCAAGCTTCCTCGCTGAAACAGATTCTAACCCGCCCAGCTGAGCGGTTATATATTCCTCAGCTCCCTGAGATGTCCAGCCAAGAGGCATAGAGTCTGTTCCCATCCCGGACTGGGTAACGCCGTCGCTGCAGAAAAAAAGCTTATCACCTTTGACCGCATCAAAGCTTGTATATTTGAGCTCTCTCTGTCCTGCTGAGCCGGCATCTATCCTGTGGCTGCTTCTTTCCAGCTCAATCTTTCTGCCGTTCCTGAGAAGAAGGCAGCAGGGATTGTCATATTCAATTATCCGCACCCGCCCCTCATAACTCACATCAACTATGGTGAAAGTGGAATACCCCACTTTCCGAACGCTGCATACCGGCAGAGTGGCCATAATGATCTCTGAGGCGCGCTTGAGATCTATATCGCTCTTGATGTAGTTCATTGCCATCGTAGAGGTTAGGGTAGCAAGGACGTTGGCCTTAATCCCGCTTCCGAGCCCGTCAGCGAGTATGCAGATAGTTCTCTGGCCGTCTTCTGTCCTGCTGGAATAAAAAACATCGCCGGGAGAGCCCATACCTTCCTTGCTCTTCTGGAAAGAGCCGACCTCTACGAAGAAATCATTCTTTGTGAGCATCATTGCCCCTTTCGCTCTCTTCGCTGCCTGTCTGGAAAGACTCTACAATAGAATTGAGAATCACCTCTGAGTCAGAAGCATTCTCCCCGAGAAGATAGGCAATCTGCTGAACAGTCTGAAGGTTTTTCTCTATAACGTTTTTCGCCTTGTTTATTATCTGCTCCTTGGCGACTGCCGGAGCGGTAATATCCTGCAGAAACGCACCTGCGAGCCTTCCCTGCTCGATAGTGAAAACGGTAATATGCAGAACGGCGTTATTGAGCTTTATGTCCTTCTCGATAACCTGCTCACGGCTCTCTATTGCCCTTCGAAACATCTCAGCGCTGGGCAGGAGTTTTTCGATTTTTGCCTTCTCCAGCCCGGGAATCTGAGCGTACAGCTCTTCGGTATCGCTTCCAAGCATAGAGGCAAAACGCCTGTTAGACTCTACCACCTCAAGCTTCTCATCCACAATCACTACCCCGCCGGGCATTGTTTTGATAAGCATATCGGCCTTCTTATGGGCGAGCTGACGCATATAGCTTACGCACATACTCTCCTCCGCCCTGCCTTCAAGAAGCGCCTCGGCAAACTGCCTGCAGGAATCATACCCGCAGCCGCTGCAGTTGAGCTCGTCCTCGGGGCGGTATTTGCCAACACGCTCAAGGGCTTCTCTTATCTTATGCTCGGGATATTTCTTTTCTTCCTTCGGGTCGGGGCTGAAGCTGGCAGTTATATCGATGCCAGGCTTTCTGGGTATATTTTCCTTTTCATATTCGCTGCCTGACAAAACATCAAGCCGTTTTAATGCGCTGCTCTTTCCGCTCTGGGCTGCCGGGCCGTTAACGCATCCGCCGTCGCAGGAGAGCAGTTCGAGGAATACAGGCTTATCGGGCTTGAAATTCTCGAGCCCTTCAAGAACCTGCATTATATTATCCATTCCGGAGAATGTCATATAGCCTGCATCAGTAACATCGCAGTTGGCCTTGATGCCTGCTATCATCCCGCCGTCTACGGGATAGAGACTGCCCTCTGCCGCCCTCTGCGGAACAAACGCATCCCCGGTCTTATCGGGCTCAAGAGCTGCCTGGTCAATCTCTTCATCCATAAGCCACTGCTTCAGGTCTTGGAAGGTTATCGCAACATCCAGAAGGCCTTCTGAGGTGTCCGATTCCTTCTTCTTGCCTATGCAGGGGCCTGCAAAGACGATCCCAATATCCTCCCCGTATTCCTTGCGGAGCATCTTGCAGTGCGCAAGAAGGGGCGAGAGAATGCCTGTAATGCTGCCTGCAAGCTGAGGCATATATTTAAGCACATACTCAACCACGGTAGGACAGGCGCTTGAGATGTAAACGCCGGGGCTGCCTTCGGCGAGTATTTCCGCAGTATTTGCAGAAACTTCCTGCGCCCCGAGAGCGGTCTCTGAAACGCCCGCAAAGCCGAGCTTCTTAACCGCTGCTATGAGCTTGTCCTCGCTGCCTTCAAACTCCGCCCTCCAGCTGGGAGCTATAGACATATATACCTTTTCTCTGCTTTTCAGCAGAAGGCGTGCCCTCTGGAGGTCGTTTCGTATCTTTTTTGCGCCTGCCGGGCAGGTTCGAACGCACGTACCGCACATAATGCAGCTGTCGTTCATTATCCTTGCGTGGCCGTCCTGTATCTGTATCGATTTTACAGGGCATCGGCGCAGGCACTTGTAGCAGTCCTGGCATTCCGCTGCCTGAGTGTAAACTGGTTCCATAAAATCCATACTATACCCTTTCAAAGCCGCTGGTCAGTTTATTATGCCCTTTTCTCTCAGATGGATTCTGATAAGGTCTAAAACTGATTCTGGCTTAATATCATCATACTCTTTATCATCAATCGTAATGTGAGGGCCGCTGCTGCATTTACCCTCGCAAAGGCTCCCTGAAAGCTCAATGCTCTGTTCAAGATTGTTTTCAGAGATATACTCTTTGATGAGCTCTATGGCCTTATTATTCCCGCGTGTAAAGCAGGAGCTTCCCATACAGAGCCTTATTTTCACTTTTCCGTTCATACATTTGCACCGCTGAATTCCTCTGCCGATTCTTCGTTCTTCTCTCGAAGCCTGCTTGAGAGAACCGCAAGCGAACATTCAAGCTCCACCCGCTCAACGATTATGTGCTCGGGAATATCCAGACGGACAGATGTAAAGTTCCAGATTGCCTCAATCCCAGATTCCACCATATACCCTGCCACCTGCTGAGCCCTGTTCTGCGGGACGGTAAGCACGCCTATTTTTATATGCAGCCTTTCTAACAGATCGGGGAATTTCTCAAGGCTGAAAATTTTCTTCCCGCTGATCTCTTTGCCGATTTTGTTTTTATCAACATCAAAGCCGGCAACTATATTCAGCCCCCGCTCGCGGAATCCTTCGTATCCCATAAGAGCCACCCCGAGATTGCCGCAGCCTACGAGAAAGGCATCTCTGCTGTTGTTCCAGCCGAGAAAGTCCTCAAGGTGTTTGATCAGGCCGGCAATATTAAAGCCTACTCCGGACTGCCCGGAAATGCCTGTGGCCGAGAGGTCTTTGCGAACCTGAATAGCCTCAAGATGCAATGCACGTGCTATATACGCGCTGCTGATATTTTCGTGCCCCTCTTCCAATGCCTGCCTGAGTATATGCAGATATGAGGGAAGCCTCTTGATTGTGGGCAGTGAAACTGATGAAACTTTCATAATCATACATACTCTTTCAAAGATATTTTAATATCGATATTTTTTTATCGAGGGTATTTTATCACACTCTAAACGAATTTCAAGGACTTTTTAAAATTTTATTATCATCCCAAAGTTTGCAGGTTATTAGCAGTTAGACTTATTAGCACAAGTGTTAAATTGCCTGTAATTTTGAGCTTCTTAACTCGGACTTCTTTTGCACGCTGTCCCATCAGTAAAAAGCATATCAGATGATCCCACGCTCTGGTCAGTTTGGTTGCAATCGCTTTGTGCAGACCAGCAGTGAGCAGTACTCTTTTGCACCGGAATATTTCCTATGGCACTATTAAGGTTTTTGCTGTTTGGAGGATACTTCTGTTCATTAACAACTTCTGCAACTATCGTTTCTATTCTGATCTCTTTGGCTGATATAGTTTAAGAACAAGAAAATCACTTAACAGGATATTCGTCTGACCCCAATTACAACACTTAAGCCGGGGACACCGTGTCTCAACAATTCCAACGAAAGTTCGAAAATGACGATTCAGCCGACCTTGGTATTTATAGAGAGAATGCTGCAGCAGGAAAACTGAAAATCTAAGGCTTGCCCTGAACAATTTTCTTGCCTATCTTTTCATCTGCTAACCGAATATTTAATTTTATAATATCATACGCGGCTTAAAATCCTATGACAAAAGCTTCTTAACGTATAAATACCATATCAAAGCTCAAGTCTTTTCAAATACCTAAAAATTCCGGGAGTATAATAATTATCTGCCCGAGATTTTTAAAGATTTAAGGGTTACATCCCTGAGATTAACAGGGCTCCACTTTCCCCTCAAAGGTCGTATTTTAAGGCGGTGTTCACCTGGATTTAATGTTATTTTATCTACAATACTAACGGTTTTAAAATTTGAATAGCTTCCAGTGGGGTTAAGCTCAGCCCGGTATTTCTTATCATCAATTTCTATGGTTATCTCAGATGCTTTATCAGTCAGAGCAACATCGGTTTTTACAGAAAATTCAGCTTTCTTTTCCACTTCAAAAGGCCATTCAATCCAAACTCTTGCATCTGTCCAGAAACCAATGTTTTTTTTGCTGTTTATCGTTTCTAATTTGGCTTTAGAGCCGTATCCCGGGTTGTGAATATTGGCAAGCTCAGCTTTCAAAACTATCTCACCCTGAGCGTTAGCGGATGGAATAATCTTGTCTATGTCAAGCTCGCCTTTAACCTTCAAAACTGCAACAGTATCAATTTCGTTAAGAGGCTCAGAAGGCAGCTCAACCATAACTCCATCTGAGACAGAAGCGGCTTTAAGCTTTTTCATATTTTCCAGCAGGTAAGCCTGCTGAACCTTGTTTTTAAGCCCGGGCAGGATGAGCTTTCCGTCTTCTGGCCAGTCGAAAATATGCAAATAAAGATCTGCCCCATTGATGTATGTTTTTTTAGTGCATCTTCCCCAACTCAGCTTTGCGAAAGGACTCGCCGTTGTCTCGTATATAGACCTGCTGTTTACGCTCATCCATTTGCCAATCTCTTTGAGCCTTTCAACTGATTCTTGAGGTATCTCACCCTTCGAAGTTGGGCCTACATTAAGCAGGTAATTACCGCCTTTACTTGCAATATCAACGAGGTTGCGAATGAGATTTTTTGCTGATTTCCAGTTATGGTCATAGCTTTTAAAACCCCATGTATCGTTCATAGTCATACATGCTTCCCAGTCATAATCAAGGCCTTTTGCCGGGATATGCTGCTCCGGCGTTTTTAAATCGCCCGGATAGCCTCCTCCAAGACGATTGTTTGTGATTATACCGGGCTGAAGACTTATAAGCGGCTGGAGCATATCAGCTCTTTCCTTGTTCATATCAACCGGTGTATCCCACCACAAAACCGCAATATCGCCGTAGTTAGTAAGTATTTCTCTAACCTGCGGGGCTGCGATATTCTTAATGTATTCATCCATGCTCCCAAGCTGGGCGGGGTCCCAATGGCCGGAATGCTCGGCAGTAAACTTGTCGATTTTTTCATGATCGGGGTTATCCCAGCCTGCTTTTGCAGGAACCCGCATTACCGCCCCTCCTTTATGGCACCAGTCCTGGGCCTGAGAATAGTAAAAGCCAAGCTTAATGCCGTGTTTTTTGCAAGCCTCAGCCAGCGGCTTTAAGAGGTCTTTGCCGTAAGGCGTTGCGTCAACCACATCCCAATCTGTAACCTTGGAATTATACAGAGCAAACCCGTCGTGGTGTTTTGAAGTGATAACAATGTATTTAATCCCTGCATTTTTTGCAAGCATAACCCATTTATCAGGGTCATAATTTACAGGGTTAAATCCTTCAGCATACTCTTTATATTCAGCAACGGGTATTTTACCGCGATTCATTATCCACTCCCCAATACCCTTAACCTTATGTCCTTTGTAAATGCCGGCAGGGACGGAATAAACGCCCCAATGAATGAACATTCCAAAGCGGGCATCTCGCCACCAGTCCATTCTTTGATTCCGCTGTTCTTTTGTTTCGTTTGCATAGGGCCAAGAAGTATCATTTGCCTCTGCTAAACTACAAAATACAGCAAAAATTAAAAAAGATAAAAGCACCTTAACTGCGACCTGATTTCTCACGATAACCTCACTATAAAATTTTAAAAACAATATTCTTTAATTTCGACACAACGCACCTTCAGAACTGACAAATACACCTGCGCAACGAAATCTACTTTTGAAGCTCTAACTGATAGTCAATATGCAAAGCTGTTTGCCTTGCGAGAATTTGATATCCTTTTTTAGTTAAATGCACATTACCGGGAGCGTTGAACAGCTGCTCTGGAAAAATTTTTGTCATAGCATAGAGATCGTTAATAGGAATTCCATGCTTTCTGATTACCTTTTTTGCCAATTTATTGTACTTAACTTCATCTCCTGCAATTCTTCCCGGCTCACCTTCGGGAACAACTGTTGTGGATGCCCAAATCAGCTTTGCTCCAGTTTTTTTTAGCCTATCTACGAGTATTTCGAGATTTTTCTCATACTGCTCAAGCGAATTAGTAATCGTGCCGTGTTTTTTGTCACGTTTATTAAGTCGATTAGACTCTGGATTGCGATAGCAAAGGTCATGGAGGCCCCAGTTAAAATGAATCAAATCCAATTTTTTATCACCCAGCCACTTTTCTATTTCCTCAAGCCCTTTGCTGGTTGGGCCTGCATTGCCTTCGTTATGTATAACATTTGCCTTACCCTGCAAGAGCTGGCGAACGTGTGGCGTGTAACCTATTGATATGGAATCACCAATTATTAACACATTCGCAAGCTTATCTTGTGATGCAGCCACAATAGAAGAAACTATCAAAATAGCACAGAACATGCGTTTCATTATACTTTCCTTTTCAGCTTTTTATAGAAGATTATTCAAATTCAATTTCAACACTATCAATCATTGGCTTTGAGGGGTTTTCTGTTGTATCTTCAAGTTTGAATTCAAAGCAGAAACCGTAAGCTGGAGGAAGGAAGCTAATATCCATACTCGCATTCCTGCGTTCTATCCGCTTTGCAAAACCCTCGATATAGTCATAGTTTTCCTTTACTTCCTGCCACTTAGTCCAGAGTTCGGCCTCACCATCATTGTCAGTATCAGCCCCAACTCTGGCTGTTACTTTCTCAACCCACGGTCCGGGACTCACATAATCTGTATCCATCTGCGTTACGAGATAGAACTGACCTTCCGCAAAACAAATATCCGGATCAGGATGCCCCTTTCCAATATTCCCGCACCACTGGAACTTCTTATTCAGCGAATCAGAAGTAAACCAGCAAACACTCATATCATGGCCGCCGACGGGATCAAAATCACCAAAAAGATAATACTGCTCACCAATACTAATCATCGCCCAGTCGCCGTAGGCTTCCTGTTCCGGCTTGTGGACGTTGTATTTAGCTGCATTGCTTTTCCAGTCCGGATGCTGAAGCCAGTGAGGATGCTTATACTCGCCAACTTTGCCTGTAGGCTTGGTGCGATTATCAACAGCAAAATCCAGTATCTCAAAATCAGTGATCCCGTTTTTACTCACGGCGTGCCCTGCCAGAGGCGAATCCCACGAATGTTTAGAGGCATTTATCGGGCTCCAGTCTTCATAGATCACATGGAAACTCCCTTCTTTATCACGGAAAAACGCACAATCGGAACCGTCAGAAGGGTCTGCAAAAGCGAGCCCCATATTCTTCCCGGGTTCGCCGTCGGTGAGATCGTCATCAATGTAAAGATGCGGGTCCTGGTCGTTTGGGTAGTCGTAATAGATGTAAGCCTTCCCGTCAGAATATTCTGCTGTTGTAACCCACCGAGAAAAATGTTTGGTAACAGGCCCGTGATGTACCCAGTTTTTCATATCCCTGCTCTGCCATGCGTGATATCCGCCAAAACCCTTTTTAAGACCGCCCGGGGCGTTGTACACATTTGGAAGCGGTGTAGTTTTCAGAGGAACATCAAAACCATCAAGAGAAGCAGCTTCCGCTTTAAAGCTGTCCTCACCTTTAATTTTAACATACTGCCCAAACATCCAATAGTTGTCCTGTC is a window encoding:
- a CDS encoding NADH-quinone oxidoreductase subunit NuoE family protein, translated to MSCEACKKQKFEKVCRILEEHQADKSNLIPILHAVQREYRYLPEEILTYIATSLKMPPAKVYGVASFYAHFALEPKGKYVIHVCDGTACHVKGSIAILEAMQGKLGLDKEKCTTDDQLFTVETVSCLGACGMAPVITINEDVYGLVTPEKAGNLIEEILEKEKA
- a CDS encoding [Fe-Fe] hydrogenase large subunit C-terminal domain-containing protein; amino-acid sequence: MDFMEPVYTQAAECQDCYKCLRRCPVKSIQIQDGHARIMNDSCIMCGTCVRTCPAGAKKIRNDLQRARLLLKSREKVYMSIAPSWRAEFEGSEDKLIAAVKKLGFAGVSETALGAQEVSANTAEILAEGSPGVYISSACPTVVEYVLKYMPQLAGSITGILSPLLAHCKMLRKEYGEDIGIVFAGPCIGKKKESDTSEGLLDVAITFQDLKQWLMDEEIDQAALEPDKTGDAFVPQRAAEGSLYPVDGGMIAGIKANCDVTDAGYMTFSGMDNIMQVLEGLENFKPDKPVFLELLSCDGGCVNGPAAQSGKSSALKRLDVLSGSEYEKENIPRKPGIDITASFSPDPKEEKKYPEHKIREALERVGKYRPEDELNCSGCGYDSCRQFAEALLEGRAEESMCVSYMRQLAHKKADMLIKTMPGGVVIVDEKLEVVESNRRFASMLGSDTEELYAQIPGLEKAKIEKLLPSAEMFRRAIESREQVIEKDIKLNNAVLHITVFTIEQGRLAGAFLQDITAPAVAKEQIINKAKNVIEKNLQTVQQIAYLLGENASDSEVILNSIVESFQTGSEESERGNDAHKE
- a CDS encoding NADH-ubiquinone oxidoreductase-F iron-sulfur binding region domain-containing protein; this translates as MIAATVNLESIKENYLKALEKTQRQIVVCAGTACVANGSLKVFEAIKEQVEKKDLNVSVKLESDKDADVVMAKTGCRGFCQVGPLVTVRPQEYHYVRVKPEDAAEIVESSVADDKPVERLLYSDPATGNTCKTTKDIPFYTRQKRTVLDECGKIDACNIEEYISHEGYFAARKAFTQMQPQQIYDEVLESGLRGRGGGGFPTGKKWALTLPQPGEKKYVICNGDEGDPGAFMDRSLMEGNPHRVLEGMMIAARAIGADEAYVYVRAEYPLAVSRVSEAVRDAEALGILGDDVFGTGESLKIKVLEGAGAFVCGEETALIASIEGRRGMPNPKPPFPAQSGLWGRPTCINNVETLATVPLIIQHGAEYFKSMGTENSAGTKTFALTGHVANTGLIEVPFGLTLREIVFGIGGGVTDDDGNIFEDGFKAVQCGGPSGGCLTEEHLDLPIDYDNLRNIGAMVGSGGLVVMNKKTCMVQIAHFFMQFTQNESCGKCVPCREGTKQMLRLLEDIIEARATLETIDLLERVASAVSKGSLCGLGKTAPNPVLTTLKYFRDEYTAHVVHGKCPAGQCKAFAMPEIDPEKCIGCGLCKKKCPVDAIEGEKKQPHVIDQDKCIKCGACAEACKFNAVIGM
- a CDS encoding (2Fe-2S) ferredoxin domain-containing protein, with the protein product MNGKVKIRLCMGSSCFTRGNNKAIELIKEYISENNLEQSIELSGSLCEGKCSSGPHITIDDKEYDDIKPESVLDLIRIHLREKGIIN
- a CDS encoding NADH-dependent [FeFe] hydrogenase, group A6; the encoded protein is MADKKYLTIDNRRVEIKNERNLLEIIRRTGIDLPTFCYHSELSIYGACRLCVVEIEGMGIVTSCSTTPQEGMVVSTNTNELREMRKVYLKLLLANHHQTCTTCSKSGACRLQDLSNRLGIREIPFSEEYKPKPVDSSSPSLIRDPNKCVLCGDCVRACEEIQSVGAIDFANRGADTIVSPAFLKNLDAVECVYCGMCAGVCPTGSITPKFETEKVWNALNDKKKTVAVQIAPAIRVAIGEMFGLEPGEVSTGRLVAAMKLLGFDQVYDTSFAADLTVLEESTEFIDRKTKGEKLPLFTSCCPAWVKFAEQFYPDLLGNLSSCRSPQQMFGSVARKTLPEQLNVKNEDLYLVSIMPCTAKKFEAQRDEFKTDGHRDVDVVLTTQELGMMIKEAGIDFSGLTPESLDMPMGFKTGAGVIFGVTGGVSEAVLRFAAEKLTGKKVAETDYNQVRGNEDIRETEIEIGDIKLKLAVVHGLKNARKVAEMIRAGECDYDFVEVMSCPGGCIAGAGQPFSKDYNYKQKRQNGLYVSDKGLQLHKSQDNPYLQSCYADALGGEPGSHTAHELLHTKYKTRRRIESDHIEIGSEDEAKISVNVCVGTSCHLRGSRKILQDMMDYVHQKDLEDKVNIQATFCFEKCDKGPNVRIDDKIISKCDSAKAVEELNNALAEVSSKK
- a CDS encoding redox-sensing transcriptional repressor Rex; its protein translation is MIMKVSSVSLPTIKRLPSYLHILRQALEEGHENISSAYIARALHLEAIQVRKDLSATGISGQSGVGFNIAGLIKHLEDFLGWNNSRDAFLVGCGNLGVALMGYEGFRERGLNIVAGFDVDKNKIGKEISGKKIFSLEKFPDLLERLHIKIGVLTVPQNRAQQVAGYMVESGIEAIWNFTSVRLDIPEHIIVERVELECSLAVLSSRLREKNEESAEEFSGANV
- a CDS encoding SpoIIE family protein phosphatase, whose amino-acid sequence is MLTKNDFFVEVGSFQKSKEGMGSPGDVFYSSRTEDGQRTICILADGLGSGIKANVLATLTSTMAMNYIKSDIDLKRASEIIMATLPVCSVRKVGYSTFTIVDVSYEGRVRIIEYDNPCCLLLRNGRKIELERSSHRIDAGSAGQRELKYTSFDAVKGDKLFFCSDGVTQSGMGTDSMPLGWTSQGAEEYITAQLGGLESVSARKLARRIVERALKNDGNKAKDDISAAVISFRHPRRTLVITGPPYNQSNDGLLASKFEEFSGRKLVCGGTTARIIANQTKRDVKIDLSWTDPYIPPASKMEGAELVTEGTVTLSRALELLKSRGEIDPPAKNPAEKLVEYLLESDSIHFIVGTKINEAHQDPNLPASLDIRRNMLREIVDTLNNKHLKSSDMELI